The nucleotide sequence GCCCTCCTCTTCCACGCGTTCATACGGATGTTCATGCGGGACTCCCGTTCAGTGCCGGTGCGGTGGGGAAGTGGCGCCGCAGAACGGGCAGCCAACGATGGGCGGGCAGGTCGGGCCGGAGCGCGGCGAGCCCGGTGCCGTACTTGGAGACCGGGCAGGGCCGGTGCCTGAGCGACCACAGCAGCCGGTCGGCGCCGGAGCCCGCGCGCCCGGCCTTGGTCTCGACGATGGTCCGCTCGGGGGTGCGCAGTTCGGTGCCGTCGGGCAGCGCCCAGGTCAGGTCGGTGTCGACGGTGACCCGGCTGCCGCTGCCCGGCAGGAACAGGGTGGTGCGGCGGTAGAGGGTGGTGAGCGTGGGCGCCAGAAGGAGGTCCCGCGCGTCGATGCCCGCCTCACCGAGGACGTCGTCGGCGTACGCGCGCGCCTCGGGGCCCAGCCGCTCCGGCTCCCCGTCGTACGGGATGCGCTGCTTGACGGTGGTGCCGCGCGGGCCGCGCGTCTTGACTTCCAGGAAGTGCTGCCCGGACCCCAGATACGTCCGGATCCGCAGCTTGAAACGGCGTCGCCGGCGGCGGGCCGCGCCCAGATAGCCGTCCATGTCCGGGGTGTCGAAGTACACGGACCGGTACGCGAACTGCCGCTCGCCGTCGACCTCCAGGACCCGCACTCCCCCGGTCTCGGCTCCGCTCGACCGGGAGGTGCCCCCACCGTCGAGCCCGCCGACCACGAAGGGGAGGTCGGTGAGGGGCAGCATGTACTTGCGGTCCAGGCGGGTCAGCAGCTCGGCACGGTCGACGAGTTCGTCGAGGCCGATGGGGCGCAGCGCCCCCACCACGGGGGCGACGGAGTCCAGCGCCGTCATGCCCGGACCCCGTGTCCCTGACCATGAGCCTGCCCCTGACCATGAGCCTGCCCCTGCGCCGCTCCGTGCGCCTGTCCCTGCGCCGCTCCGTGCGCCTGTCCCTGCCCTTGCGCGTGTCCCTGCGCCTGCGCGTGCCCTTGCCCGATCCGGCGTCCGGCCTCCTCGCGTACGCGCGGTCCCTCGCCGGTGACGACGTACCGGACGTCGACCAGGGTCATGTCGTTGACCAGGTCGACGCTCTGCACGGACAGGTTCACCACCCGCCCACCCAGCAGTACTTCGAGGTACGCGCGCAGGGCGTCCTCGTCGGTGTAGGCGGCGTCGAGGCGCAGGCTGCGCTGCCGGTAGCGGCCGAAGAGCCTCGGGTGGTCGCCGACGTACATCGTGGCGACGATCAGTGCCATGAGGAGGGTCGACAGGACGTTGACCTGCTCCGGGAGCCCGGCCAGCAGGCCGAGGGCGAGGGCGGAGAAGTAGTACGCGATCTCGTGCTGGGCGATCTCGTTGGACCGCAGCCGGATGATCGACAGGACGCCGAACAGCCCCATTCCGAGGCCGATGCCGACCGACGAGGAGCTGAGCGTCATCGCCACCGCGAGGACACCGACGTTGACGCCAAGGAAGGCGGCGATGAGGTCCCGGCGGTGGTGGCGCGGGAAGTAGACCGCGAAGGTCAGCACGGAGATGGCAGCCAGATCGGCGACCACGAGAAGGGTCTGGTCCATGTCAAAAGACAATCGGGGGTCAACCTTTGAGCGCGCTTTGCCTTCCCTTAACTGAACTTGAGAAGTTCTGCGGACCAAGGACGAGCGAACTCGATCAACTGCGGCCGTTTCTTGTGAAACATCTGTGAAGGCCCGGAAGTATTCAAGGTTTCAAGATTGTTACTGCCGAGTCGTCTGTGACATTGAGGGTCCTCGGGGGATCGAGATCTTTCGGATCGAGCGACATGGACCCACAGTTGACGAACCATCACCTACGCCCGAGGGCGGCCGTCACCTTACTGGCACCGCTCCTCGCCGGAGCCCTGACCCTGACCGCGGTCACCGCTCCCTCCTACGCCAACTCCACTGAACACAGTGGCAGTTACGGCCACGGCCAGAACCACGACGTCTACACCTACATCGTCAAGCTCGCCGACGCGCCCGTCGCCGCATACGAGGGCGGGCTGCCCCGACTGAAACGGACGGCACCCGCCCCGGGCGAACGGCTCGACGCCGGCTCCACCGCGGTCCGCAGCTACGTGCGGCATCTGGATGCCCGCCGGGACGAGGTCCTGGACGCCGTCCCTGACGCGAAGAAGCTGTACGACTACGACTACACGTTCAACGGGTTCGCCGCCCGGCTCACCGGTCGGCAGGCCGCGAAGCTGGCCGTCACGCCGGGCGTGCTGTCGGTGACCCGCTCCACGGTCGTGCAGCCGATCGCTCCCGCTTCGCCGGAGTCGGTGGCCGGGGCGGCCAAGGGGACCAAGAGAGCTGACGGGACCGAGGCGGCCGACGGGACCAAGAGGGCCGTCGGCGGTGAGCGCACCTCGTCGTACGCCTCACCCGCACCCGCACCCGCACCCGCACCCGCTGACAAGAGTGGCACTGCCAAGGCGGCCCTCCCCGACATACCCCGGTTCCTCGGCCTCACCGGGAAGAAGGGCCTGTGGGCGAAGGCCGGCGGTCCCGAGCGGGCCGGCGAGGGCATGATCGTCGGGGTGATCGACCCGTTCGATCCGAAGAACCCGATGCTCGCCCCGCTGCCGGAGCCCCGCCCCGACGCGGACGTCATCGCCAAGAAGTGGCGCGGCACCTGCGACGAGGGCGACGACAGCGACCCGGACCACAAGGTCACCTGCAACAACAAGGTGATCGGGGCCGCCTGGTTCCGAGCCGAGGTGCCGGACCCCCAGCCGATCGACGTGCCCTCGCCGCTCGACATGCACAGCCACGGCACCCACATCGGCACCACGATCGCCGGCAACTACCGGACCCCGGTGACGATCGACGGCACGAACATCACCGGCACGCTCAGCGGGCTGGCTCCGGCGGCACGCCTGGCCTTCTACAAGACCTGCTGGAGCACCGGTTGCGGAGGCGCGGACAACACCGCCGCGATCGACCGCGCGGTGGCCGACGGCGTGGACGTCATCAGCTTCTCCATCGGCGGCACGCTGACCGACCCGACCTCCACGGAGGCGATGTTCAACGCGGCGAAGGCAGGGGTGTTCGTCTCAACCGCGGCGGGCAACGGCGGCCCGGACACCGTGGAGAACACGGCTCCCTGGATCACGACGGTCGCGGCGGAGTCCCACGACACCTACTACACCTCGACCCTGACCCTCGGCGACGGCCGCGCCTTCACCAACCCCGACCTTACCGTGGGGGCTCCCGCCACTCCGCTGGTCAACGCCGTCGCGGTCGGCAGGCAGGACGCGAAGCAGATCGAGTACTGCGCGCCGGGCACGCTCGACCCGGACAGGGCGAAAGGGAAGATCGTCGTCTGCGACCGGGGCGGCGAGGGCTTCACCTACCAGGACAGGTTCGACGAGCTGAAGAAGTCCGGCGCGGTCGCGATGGTCCTGGCCAACACGCCGACCAGCCACCAGGACCTCGTCGTGGACCCACAGTTCCCCATGATCTCGGTGGGCCCGAAGGACCGGGAGACGATCAAGGAGTACGCCGCCGGTCCGGGCGCCGGCGCGGAGATCTCGCCGACCAGGAGCGGGCACGTCCGGGCTCCCGTCATCACCGGCTTCTCCTCCTCGGGCCCCGACCCGTTCTCCGGCGGCGACCTGCTCAAACCCGACATCGCCGCACCGGGCAGAATGATCGCGGCGGGCACCGTGCCCGGCGGCTTCGCGGGATACACCGGTGAGTACGGCTTCATGGACGGCACGTCGATGGCGGCCCCGCACATCGCCGGACTCGCCACCCTGCTCATGCAACTGCACCCGGACTGGACCCCGATGGAGGTCAAGTCCGCGCTGATGACCACGGCGACCACGACCGACAACGAGGGCGAGCCGATCGGCCGGCGATACGGTGAGGGCACCGATATCGCTCCCGCCACCCCGCTCGACCACGGAGCGGGCTCGCCCAGGGTGACCCGTGCCGCCGACCCCGGCCTGGTCTACGACTCGACGCCCACCGACTGGACGGCGTACCTCTGCGCCCTCGGCGAGCAGCCCACCGCCGCCGACGGCACCGACCCCTGTGCCGCTGCCCCGAGGACCGACCCCAGCGACCTCAACTACCCGTCCCTCTCCGTCGGTGGCCTCCTCGGCAGCCAGACGGTGACCCGCACGGTCACCAACGTCGACGACGTCACCGCCACCTACCGGGCAAAGCTGCGGACACCGCGCGGCTACAAGGCCGACGTCACACCGAAGCGGCTCACGCTGAAGCCCGGCGCGTCGGCCACGTACCGGGTGAGGTTCACCCGGACATCCGCGCCCTACGGCGAGTCGGTCTTCGGATCCCTCACCTGGAGCGACGCCCACAGCCACCACCGGGTGACCAGCCCCATCACCCTGAGCGCCGCCCGCATCGAGGCTCCCGCGGAGGTCACGGTGACCGGCGGCGAGGGCTCGACCGGCCCCGTCACGCTCACGCCGGGCATCGGCTGGAACGGCAAGCTGACGACCGAGGTCACGGGCCTGTACGCGGGTGAGAAGACCACCGGGACCCTCACCGGCACCGACACCTCCGGCTTCTGGGACAGCCCGCACGAGAACGAGGCCGTGGTGCGGCACCGGATCCATGTCCCCGAGGGCGCCTTCACCCGTGTCGCCGTCACCGCCGCGGACCACGTCCCCGGCAGCGACCTCGACCTCTACGCCTTCCGCACCGACGGCGAACGCGTCGGCGAATCGCCCGGCTTCAGCTCCGACGAACACGCCGACCTGCCGCCCGGCGACTACGACGTCTACGTCGTCCAGTACGAACTGCCGGCCGGCACCACCGGCCAGCAGTACACGCTCTGGAGCTGGAAGGTCGGCCAGGGCGACCCCGACGCCCGCGCCACCGTCACCCCGGCCACCCTGCCGGTGGCCGCGGGAGACCGGCCCGAACTCAAGGTGACCTGGCCCGCTTTGAAGGCCACGCCGTACCTCGGCCTCGTCGAGTACGGCGACGGTTCGACCACCCTCGGGCGCACGGTCCTGGCAGTCACGCCGTAACCGCCGCCCCACGGGCGACCGGCTCGGCGTCAGGTCACCGCCGTGATCACGACCACGGTCGTCGCCATCGTCGCCGCCGTGAGGGCCGCCGCCGTGGCCGCCGCGGTCGCGGCCATGCGGCGCAGCGCGGGGTCGGCCCAGTGGTGTTCGGCGATCTCGGTCATCCGCCGCCTGGCCGGGGACTCCTCGGAGTCGGCGTCCGGGAAGGCGAGGGTGTGCAGGTCTCCGTGGTGGAGGAGGGAGATCAGGGCAGCGGTGCGGGGGTCCGGTTCGGCGCCCTCCAGGACCACTTGCGCCAGGCGCCCGCGCAGCGCGGACTCCACCGTGCCGTCGGCCTCCGGGTAGCGGGTGGTGCGGAAGACGAGCAGGACACGGCGCTTCTCCTCACGGATCAGGCCCTTGTCCAGCACGCCCCGCAGAGCGCTCTCGTACTCCTTCGCGCGGTGCTCCTGGATCCACTTCCCGGCGTCGTCGGGAAGTGGGTCCAGGAGCGCGTCGGCCGAGTCGTCCGACAGCGACCGCTCCAGCAGGGCCGCCGCCGCGATCGCGTGGGGCGTCCGCAGGGGGAGCCGGGCCTCACCCGTGGAGTCGTCGAGGGAGAGAAGAAGGATCTCCTCGCCGAGGGTCGTGGGGACGGGGACCGAGGCGGGAGTGTCGGCTGGAGTGGGCGTGGTCGACGTGGTCATGATCAGTACGACGCGTGCGGGAGTTCGGCAGTTGCGAAAATCGAGTTGAGCCCCCCACCCCCGCGCTCCCAGAAGGCAGCCTGCTCGCCACCCTCGCCGCCACCCGCCCCGGCGGCCGGATCCTCGAACTCGGAACCGGCGTCGGCGAAGGCACGGCCTGGCTCCTCGGCGGAATGAACGCGACGGCGACGCTGGTCACCGTCGAACTCGACGACTCCGTACAGGCCGTCGCCCGCAAGCGGTTCGGCGGCGACGAACGGATCACCTTCGTCACCGGGGACGGCGGACGCTGGCTGGACGAGTTCGACGGCGTGCCCTTCGACCTGGTCTTCGCGGACACCTGGCCCGGCAAGTTCACCCACCTCGACGCCGCCCTGAACCTGGTGGCGCCCGGCGGCGCGTACGTGGTCGACGATCTGACGCCCGTCCCCGGCCGGCCCGAGGGTCACGAGGCGGCGGTGACCGACCTGCTCGCGGTTCTGGAGGGGCGCTCGGACTTCCGGACGACCCGGCTGGCCTGGTCGAGCGGCCTGCTGATCGCCGTCCGCACCAGCGACGCCACCGGCACCTCGGCCTGACCGTCCGGACCCAACCCCGGACCCGAACCCGGACCCGCGCTCGAACCCGCACCCGCACCCCCGGTCGGCCCCGCGCCTGGACCCGTGTCCATGCCCAGCGCCGTACGGGCCGCCCGGACATGGCGCAGCCCTTCGACCGCCGTGCGCGTGACCTGCGCGTACTCATCGGGCGTGCGGGCCCGGGTCAGCTGCGCGCGGGCGGTGCGGAGGCGTTCGGTGGCGTCGGTCAGGGACTCGGCCGCACTTCCGCCCGCCCCTGCCTGCGCCCGTACGTCGATGCCGGCCAGGCTGCCGCCCAGCCGTACGACCCAGCGGTTGGCATCGGCCTCCGCGTCCAGGTCGGACGACGGTCCGGGTCCGTCCACGGACCGCCGCCGCGCGACGATCGCGACCACCGCCCCAACGATCAGCAGCACTGCCACCAGCACGGCCAGCTTCATGGCCTCCTCCAGCATTCCGACGTTCCGTCCCGTACAACTCGTATGTCCCGTAGGGCTTTTACGTCCCGTACGGCTCCTACGGGTTCCTCACCCTGTACGTCCCATCACATCCCCTCCCACTGTGATCGTCCGACGAGAAACCTGTGCGTCCCCTGATGACTTCCCCAGCAGGTACCCGACACGGGGACGAACGCACGCCGAAGGCCCGGAACCCAAGGGGGAGGGGTTCCGGGCCTTGTGGAGCCGTACGACCGCGGCCGCCGACGGCCGACCGCTCAGCGACGACGTACGCCGGCCGGGGTCGGCTCGCCGAGGCGGACTCCGACGCCGTGTCCGACGCGCCCGGCTACGCGGAGTCGCCCGTGCCGGTGTTCGTGGCCTCCGGGTCGACGCCGACCGTGAGGGAGCCGACGACGCCCTTGGCGATGCCGTTCTTCTTGTACTTCAGCTTGAGCAGACCGCCCTGGACGCCGCTGCCGTCGTAGATCGTGTCGTCGTCGAGGGTCGTGCGCTCGGTCGTGGAGGTCGAGTACGGCTCGACCTCGGCGGACGCGAGGACGGACTCCTCGTCGAAGAAGAGCTGGCCGGTGTGGCAGGTGGTGCCGCCCTCGTAACCGGCGTCGGTCCACTCGCCGTTGACGTGCACCTTGGTGTGGATGTGCACGCAGCGCCCCCGGTACCAGCCCGGGAAGATCGTCTCGAAGGTGACGAAGCCCTGCTTGTCGGTCTTCCAGGTGCCCCGCAGATAGCGGGTGTCGCTGGTCGGCTCCTCGTGCCCGCCGCCACCGCCGCCGCCACCGGCCGGGGGCTCCCCGGTCGGGGTGCCGGACGGCACGTCCGTGGGCGTGCCCGAGGGGGCGTCGGTGGGGGCGGTGCCGCCGCCCTCGGAGAAGCTCTCGTAGCCGGAGTAGAGGCCCAGCGCGTCGCAGTGCCAGATGTCGACGGCCGCGTCGCGGATCGGCTTGCAGGTCTCGGAGTCGATCACCTTCAGGCGAAGGGTGAGGGGGATGCCCTCCTTGTCCTCGGTGATGTCCTTGCGGAGCTTGTCCGCGTCGATGTAGTACGGGCCCTCGGTGGTCTCCGAGGTGAGCTTGTAGCACTCCTCGCCGGCGCTCGCGCTGGTGGAGGCGAGGGGCTTCGCGCTCCCCTTCTTGCCCGTCCCCGCGCTCGCGGTCGCGACGACCGCTCCGCCCACACCCACGGCGGCCACGGCACCCGCGCCCGCCACGACGACCTTGCGGCGCGTCAGGTCCCGCTTGTGCTTCGGCCCCTGGGCCTTCTCGTTTCCGGTCTGGTTTCCCGTCATGGCCAGGAAATTAGGGAGGCAGGCTGTCAAAGCCGTGGGAAAGGACTGTGGTTTGCCCCGCATTCCCGTGCGGATTCCCGCACGGGAGAAAAGGGGGCCCGAAATCGCCGTCTATTTCGGGCCCCTATTCAGCGACAACTCTGGCTAGGCTTACCTTACTTGTGCTCTAGCTCGCGGAGGCCGACGGCGACGCCGAGGTGCTCGGCCGCGGCGGCATCCCCGTCCCTTCGTTGGTCGCTTCCGGGTCCACGCCGACCGTGAGCGAGGCCCGCACTCCCCTCGTGATCTCCCGCTGGTCGTAGCGGAGCTTCAGAAGGCCGCCCTGGGCGCCGCTGTCGTCGTAGAGAAAGTCCTCGTCGAGCGTCGTGCGTTCGGCGGTGTTGGACGCGTACGGCTCCACGACCGTGGAGGCGAGAACGGACTCCTCGTCGAAGAAGAACTGGCCGGTGTGGCAGGTGTTTCCGCCCTCATAGCCCGCCTCCGTCCACTCGCCGTTGACATGGACCTTCGTGTGGATATGCACGCAGCGGCCCGTGTACCAGCCCGGGAAGACGGTCTTGAAGGTGACGAACCCCTGCCGGTCCGTGCGCCAGGTGCCGCGCAGATAGCGGGTGTCGTCCGTCGGTTCCTGGTGGCCGCCGCCCGGAGGCGGGCCGGACGGGCCCCCGCTCGGAGGCGGGCCGGTCGGGGGTTCGCTCGGAGGCGGGCCGGTCGGGGGTTCGCCGGTCGGGGCCGGGCCGCCATCGCCGTTGCCCACGTCCTCGTAGCCGGAGTAGACGCCGACGGCGTCGCAGTGCCAGATGTCGACGGCGGCGTTGCGGATCGGCCGGCATGTCTCGGAGTCGATCACCTTGAGCCGGAGCAGGAGCGGGATGCCCTCACGGTCCTCCGTGACGTCCCTGCGGAGCTTGTCCGCGTCGATGTAGTACGGGCCCTCCATGGTCTCCGACGTCAGCAGGTAGCACTCCTCCGGGACGGGAGCGCGGCCGCCGGATCCGGATTCTCCTCTCTGCTCACCGGCGAAGGCGTCAGCCGCCATGGCACCGCCCAGGCCCATCGCCGCGACGGCACCCGCACCGGCCACGACGACCTTGCGCCGGGTCACGTCCCGCGTTTCGGTCGGCTCTTGGGGCTGCTGTTCCTGTTGATTCGCTGTCATGCGCCCGGAAGTTAGATAGGAACCCTGTCAGCGAGCTGAGAAAACGATGCCTTTTCCCCACACACGGAAAAGGGTCCTGAAATCGACGGACGACTTCAGGACCCTTTTCACAGACAAGCCAAGAAAGGCTTGCCTTACTTCATTGTCCGCCTCATTGCCTACTTCGGCTGCGGCTTCCGCACCGACAGGTGCAGCTCGCGCAGCCGCGCCTCCTCCAGCTCCGTCGGCGCGCCCATCATCAGGTCCTGGGCGTTGCCGTTGAGCGGGAAGGCGATGGTCTCGCGGATGTTGGGCTCGTCCGCGAGGAGCATGACGATGCGGTCGACACCCGGCGCGATACCGCCGTGCGGCGGGGCGCCGAAGCGGAAGGCGCGCAGCATGCCCGCGAACTGCTCCTCGACGGTGTCGCGCTCGTAGCCCGCGATCTCGAAGGCCTTGAGCATGATCTCGGGCTCGTGGTTCCGGATCGCGCCGGAGGACAGCTCGACGCCGTTGCAGACGATGTCGTACTGCCAGCCGAGGATGTCCAGCGGGTCCTGGGTCTCCAGGGCCTCAAGACCGCCCTGCGGCATGGAGAAGGGGTTGTGCGAGAAGTCGATCTTGCCGGTCTCCTCGTCCTTCTCGTACATCGGGAAGTCGACGATCCAGCAGAACCGGAAGACGCCCTCCTCGAAGTGCCCGGCACGCTTGGCGGCCTCGACCCGCACCGCGCCCATGATCTTCGAGACCTCGTCGAACTCGCCCGCGCCGAAGAACACCGCGTGGCCGGCGGCCAGCGACAGGCGCTTGGTCAGCTCGGCGACGTTCTCCTCGGTGAGGAACTTGGCGATCGGGCCGGACAACGAACCGTCCTCGGCGACCCGCACCCAGGCCAAACCCTTCGCGCCCTGCTCGATCGCGTACTCGCCGAGCTGGTCGAAGAACCTGCGCGGCTGGGCCGAGACGTCCGGCACGGCGAGCGCGCGGACGTGCTTGCCGGCGAACGCCTTGAACTCCGAGCCCTCGAAGACATCGGTGATGTCCACCAGCTCCAGCTGGGCCCGCAGGTCCGGCTTGTCGGAGCCGTACTTGAGCATCGCCTCGCGGAACGGGATGCGCGGGAAGGGTGAGGTGACGGGCCGGCCCTTGCCGAACTCCTCGAACAGCTCGGTCATGAGCTTCTCGATGGGCTGGAACACGTCCTCCTGCTCGACGAAGGACATCTCCACGTCGAGCTGGTAGAACTCGCCCGGCGAACGGTCCGCGCGCGCGTCCTCGTCACGGAAGCAGGGCGCGATCTGGAAGTACCGGTCGAAGCCCGAGATCATCAGCAGCTGCTTGAACTGCTGCGGGGCCTGGGGGAGGGCGTAGAACTTGCCCGGGTTGAGGCGCGACGGCACGACGAAGTCGCGGGCACCCTCCGGGGAGGTGGCGGACAGGATCGGCGTGGCCATCTCGTTGAACCCGAGGGCCGTCATCTTGTGACGGATGGCGCTGATCACGGCCGTACGCAGCATGATGTTGCGGTGCATGCGCTCACGGCGCAGGTCGAGGAAGCGGTACTCCAGGCGCCGCTCCTCGTTGACCCCGTCCTCGGCGTTGATCGTGAAGGGCAGCGGGGCGGCCGCGCCGAGCAGCTCGACCTCGCCGACCTCGACCTCGATCTCGCCGGAGGGCAGGTCCGGGTTGATGTTCTCGGCGCCTCGCGAGACGACCTTGCCGTCGACGCGGACGGTCGACTCCTTGGAGATCTTGTCCAGCGCCTCGTACGCCGGGGTGCCCGGGCGGGCCACCAGCTGCGTGATGCCGTAGTGATCGCGGAGATCGATGAAGAGGATGCCGCCCAGGTCGCGCCGATTGTGCAGCCAGCCGCTCAGCCGGACGTCGGTGCCGACGTCAGAGGCGCGGAGTTCGCCGCAGCTGTGGGACCTGTACCGATGCATCGTCGTTCATCCAGCCTTCGCTGATCGGGGATCTTGGCGGGTGTCTCACGGCCGGTGTCTCACGGCCGATGTTTCACGTGAAACAAACCCAAGGGTACCGGGCACCCCGAGATCACCTCCCCACCATTTACCACCGGGCGGCACCGGACAGCACCGGACCGCGCCGGGCGACACCGAACGGCAGGACCACGGCCCCGCGACTGCCACCGCACACTGACCGGATACGCACGGTCATAGCCATGGGCAGGACCGTAAGCGGTTACTGTCGCTAGCGTCGATTGCCGTCACCTCCGTCGCCGCCGGTCGTGGTTACTTGTCATGGCTTCCGGTCCCGCCCGGTGCCCGGTACTGCTTCGGTGGCACGGTCCGATCAGCTGTTCTTAGAGTGGGTCAATGCGCACTGGTGAGCCCCCGCCCACTGTGGGGGACGTCCTGTCCGCCCTCGCGACGGGACTGTGGACCTGGGACAGCGCTGCCGGAACCGTCACGTTGGACGCCGAAGCCGCCCGGCTCATGGGGCTGCCCGCGGAACCGACGACGCTCACCCAGGCCGGGGCGCGGGCACGTCTGCACCCCGTCGACTGGAACGAGATCGTGTCGGTCGTGCAGCTCGCCATCGCCGAGGACACCCTCGCCGAGGTACGGATCCGGGTCATGGACGACGGGGGCCGGGTGATCCGCACGGTCCGCAGCCGTTCCAAGCCCACCTTCGACCCGGTGCGCAAGTCCTTCGAACTGATCGGCACCATCCAGGAGGTCACCGAGCCCTCACCGGAGACCGCCGCCCGCGCGCCCTCCGTCACCGGCGACTGGCGCCGCTCGCGCGAGGCGTTCCTGCTGGACGCGGGCCGGGCGCTGGCCGAGGCGCGGTCCACGGCGGAGGTGCTGCGGGTCGCGGGAGGCCTGGCGATGCCGGGCTTCTCACCGGACGGGCTCGCCGTGTTCGGGGTGGAGGCCGACCACCTCACCGTCATCGGGCACCACGGACACAACCAGGGCGACGAGGGCCCGTTCACCCACATGCCGCTGGAGACGGACTATCCGGCCGCCGAGGTGGTCCGCACCGGCCGCGCCGTCTACCTCTCCTCCCCCGAGGACTACAAGAGGCGCTACCCCACGGCCTGGCCGCTCGCCGAACAGTTCGCCCGCCAGTCGTGGGCGTTCCTGCCGCTGATCGTCGCCGGCCGCACGATGGGCGCGTGGATGGCGGGCTTCACCCACCCCGTCACCTTCACCCCCGACGAGCGCTCGGTGCTGACCACCGTCGCCCGCATGCTCGCCCAGGCCCTGTCCCGGGCCGGCGCCGCCGAGACCGAACGCGAGCTGACCGACGGCCTCCAGCGCACGATGCTCCCCACGCTGGGCCCCGAGATACCGGGCATGACCGTCGCCGCGCGATACGTCCCCACCGGCGGCGGACTCCAGGTCGGCGGCGACTGGTACGACATGATCGCCCTGCCGAGCGGCCGCTTCGCCCTGGTCATCGGCGACGTCCAGGGCCACGACGTACGCGCCGCCGGCCTCATGGGCCAGCTCCGTATAGCTCTGCGCGCCTACGCCTCCGAGGGGCACCCCCCGGACGCCGTCCTCTCCCGCGCCTCCCGCTTCCTGCACGGCGTCACCAACGACTCCGCCACCGACTGCGCCGACCTGCGCTTCGCGACCTGCCTCTACGTCGAGGTCGACCCGGTGTCCGGCCTGCTCGACGTCGCCCGCGCCGGGCACCCCGACCCGGCGATCCGCATGGCCG is from Streptomyces sp. NBC_01314 and encodes:
- the aspS gene encoding aspartate--tRNA ligase encodes the protein MHRYRSHSCGELRASDVGTDVRLSGWLHNRRDLGGILFIDLRDHYGITQLVARPGTPAYEALDKISKESTVRVDGKVVSRGAENINPDLPSGEIEVEVGEVELLGAAAPLPFTINAEDGVNEERRLEYRFLDLRRERMHRNIMLRTAVISAIRHKMTALGFNEMATPILSATSPEGARDFVVPSRLNPGKFYALPQAPQQFKQLLMISGFDRYFQIAPCFRDEDARADRSPGEFYQLDVEMSFVEQEDVFQPIEKLMTELFEEFGKGRPVTSPFPRIPFREAMLKYGSDKPDLRAQLELVDITDVFEGSEFKAFAGKHVRALAVPDVSAQPRRFFDQLGEYAIEQGAKGLAWVRVAEDGSLSGPIAKFLTEENVAELTKRLSLAAGHAVFFGAGEFDEVSKIMGAVRVEAAKRAGHFEEGVFRFCWIVDFPMYEKDEETGKIDFSHNPFSMPQGGLEALETQDPLDILGWQYDIVCNGVELSSGAIRNHEPEIMLKAFEIAGYERDTVEEQFAGMLRAFRFGAPPHGGIAPGVDRIVMLLADEPNIRETIAFPLNGNAQDLMMGAPTELEEARLRELHLSVRKPQPK
- a CDS encoding SpoIIE family protein phosphatase, whose translation is MRTGEPPPTVGDVLSALATGLWTWDSAAGTVTLDAEAARLMGLPAEPTTLTQAGARARLHPVDWNEIVSVVQLAIAEDTLAEVRIRVMDDGGRVIRTVRSRSKPTFDPVRKSFELIGTIQEVTEPSPETAARAPSVTGDWRRSREAFLLDAGRALAEARSTAEVLRVAGGLAMPGFSPDGLAVFGVEADHLTVIGHHGHNQGDEGPFTHMPLETDYPAAEVVRTGRAVYLSSPEDYKRRYPTAWPLAEQFARQSWAFLPLIVAGRTMGAWMAGFTHPVTFTPDERSVLTTVARMLAQALSRAGAAETERELTDGLQRTMLPTLGPEIPGMTVAARYVPTGGGLQVGGDWYDMIALPSGRFALVIGDVQGHDVRAAGLMGQLRIALRAYASEGHPPDAVLSRASRFLHGVTNDSATDCADLRFATCLYVEVDPVSGLLDVARAGHPDPAIRMADGTVLVRPTPGGLPLGIDPDADYPTTRLVLEPGETMLLCTDGLIETGGHDLDTGWRRIRTILESFDAVQYEGEGAGGMGEGRVGAEGSGADEAQGLVPGRVETSRLEVETGGPAAGGAEQDDLTPGGPRPTSLTPARPEPTSPTPARLEPTSPTPARPEPTSPTPARLEPTGLAPGRLEALADALVQGVHGPSSHHTPGPLADRREDDIALLLLCRESEGCGCGDTTAVRPPVRRTALTIAQAEPERIAGARQQVRELLHDWSCGDQVDSAVLLVSEMLTNVLVHTDADALLVAEMTGDGGKRRMRVEVTDASDDLPHKRHPGELASSGRGLVLMDVLADAWGVDPRGDGKSIWFELYEAAPPDGSNGGSLN